One Chitinophagaceae bacterium C216 genomic window carries:
- the rplP gene encoding 50S ribosomal protein L16, which translates to MLQPKRTKHRKMQKGRMKGLAKRGTTISFGSYALKALDSHWITDRQIEAARQALTRSMKREGTVWIRIFPDKPITRKPAEVRMGKGKGNLDHWAAVVKPGRIIFEVDGVSEEVARRALQLASGKLPIKTKFTVRRDLITN; encoded by the coding sequence ATGTTACAACCAAAGAGAACAAAGCACAGGAAGATGCAGAAAGGCCGCATGAAAGGCCTTGCGAAAAGAGGTACCACCATATCTTTTGGTTCCTATGCTTTAAAAGCGTTAGACTCTCACTGGATTACCGACCGTCAGATAGAAGCTGCCCGTCAGGCACTGACTCGTAGCATGAAAAGGGAGGGTACTGTTTGGATTCGCATATTCCCAGATAAACCTATTACTAGAAAACCTGCCGAGGTACGTATGGGTAAAGGTAAAGGTAACTTAGATCACTGGGCAGCAGTAGTAAAACCAGGTCGTATCATATTCGAAGTGGATGGTGTTAGTGAAGAAGTGGCGCGCAGAGCTTTACAATTAGCTTCAGGTAAACTTCCTATAAAAACCAAGTTTACTGTGCGCAGAGATTTGATAACTAATTAA